GACAGGAGATGTCCAGGAGAACCCAGAGAGGGACGATGCCCTGGGCCTAGGAGGGGATTGGAGAGACCTCTCAAGAAGATGGGGCTTTGTTTTAGGGTGGAATGTTCTGGAACTGATGCTGGATGTGCTGACACCCACTGGAACGACCCTTTAGCTGCTGTGTTGGGGATTCTGTGTGGAgcctccccatctctccagctcatgggAGAGCTGCAGAGTGCAGCTGGTGCCCCCTGCTGGCAGACCTGTTGCCATTGTTCTTGCCTTGGCACCCAGCAGGCAGACGGGTGTTAGCCACCAGAAAACGGAGGCTTACGGAGGTCAGAGGCAGACAGGGCTGGATTTAACAGATACATCGTCATTTATTGGTCCTCAGAGGTACACCTAGTCCCTCCCCACCCTAGTCAGCGAGTGTGTCCTGGTCATCAGGCCAACGACGGATGACCTTCCTGATCCAGGGGATGTAGGGGGCTACAGCGGTGGCCACAGGGGGCTTGAAGATGTCTGTGCAGCTTTTGGAGCTGAAAGACAGGATCCCATCCACCTGGCCTCTGCCACACACCAGGGGTCCTCCGGAGTCGCCCTGTTGAAGGTGATTGATATGGATAAGTTTTTGTGCCTGTGGAGTGGACCAGGGGCCTGGGATGCCCTGGGTTTACAAGCCACGATGCATACTTgccttcctatcttccttccccttttctctcttctcctttctacCCCAGGGCCTTTGCTCTGGGCCTAGGTGACTAGTCTGTGGGCTGGATTTCAAACCACAATTCTCTGGCTTCCTCCTGACTTCTAACCTAGACAGTATGTTTACTCTCCCAGAGCCTCGGTTTCTGCATCTGAGAAATGAGATGAGTGTTACCCCCACCTCGCCCCACTGAAGGTGTCAGAAGCCAGCTTGAGTTGCTGCCCAAGCCTGCAAGTCCCCTTCACCTTGCAGGGTGCCTGGTTCCTGGCTGCCGCCGCCAAGCACAGCATGCCCTCCTCGAGGGCACCGTTCCAGAAGCGGCTGTTGTTACACATGCGGGTGTCCAGGACACGCAGCTCCAACTCCTGCAGGGCGCGGGCTAGAGGCCCACCTTGGTGGGTCCTTCCCCAGCCAGCGGTGCTGCACTGAGCACCTTCTGCCGGCCTGGCTTGGTTCTTTCTGGGCAGAGCCAGCGGCTGGACATTCCTGCTGGGCCGCAACCGTCCATCCAGCTGTGGGGACAAGAGGGGCAGGTGAGTGTCTGAGGGAAGTCGGGCCATGGCAGGCCCTCAGGCCCTCCATCCTGCACCTTTAACAGCGCCAGGTCGTTTTCATAGTTGTCGTTGTAGCCAGGATGCTTGATGGCTGCCTTGATGTGGAAGGTGAGGCCCGGATCTCGCAAGTCATGGAGGTGGTGCAGGCCTAGCACCAGCTTCAGCTGCTGTACCCTGCAATGCAGAACTCGGCTTGCACACAACCGCCTGCAGCCTGAGAGCTGTCGTTCctccttccccacacccacagCATCCTCCCCAGCCCACTCCTGGCAGATCATCTTCCATCTTCACGgaccccctacccccaccccctaccccagaCTTCCTGCTCCGGCTCCTGCCCAGCGCCAG
Above is a window of Microtus pennsylvanicus isolate mMicPen1 chromosome 6, mMicPen1.hap1, whole genome shotgun sequence DNA encoding:
- the Gzmm gene encoding granzyme M isoform X2; this translates as MEVHRSLLLLLALETLWAGNTFETHIIGGQEAAPHSRPYMASLQKSGSHVCGGVLVHLKWVLTAAHCLSEPVQQLKLVLGLHHLHDLRDPGLTFHIKAAIKHPGYNDNYENDLALLKLDGRLRPSRNVQPLALPRKNQARPAEGAQCSTAGWGRTHQGGPLARALQELELRVLDTRMCNNSRFWNGALEEGMLCLAAAARNQAPCKGDSGGPLVCGRGQVDGILSFSSKSCTDIFKPPVATAVAPYIPWIRKVIRRWPDDQDTLAD
- the Gzmm gene encoding granzyme M isoform X1; its protein translation is MEVHRSLLLLLALETLWAAGNTFETHIIGGQEAAPHSRPYMASLQKSGSHVCGGVLVHLKWVLTAAHCLSEPVQQLKLVLGLHHLHDLRDPGLTFHIKAAIKHPGYNDNYENDLALLKLDGRLRPSRNVQPLALPRKNQARPAEGAQCSTAGWGRTHQGGPLARALQELELRVLDTRMCNNSRFWNGALEEGMLCLAAAARNQAPCKGDSGGPLVCGRGQVDGILSFSSKSCTDIFKPPVATAVAPYIPWIRKVIRRWPDDQDTLAD
- the Gzmm gene encoding granzyme M isoform X3, whose translation is MEVHRSLLLLLALETLWAAGNTFETHIIGGQEAAPHSRPYMASLQKSGSHVCGGVLVHLKVQQLKLVLGLHHLHDLRDPGLTFHIKAAIKHPGYNDNYENDLALLKLDGRLRPSRNVQPLALPRKNQARPAEGAQCSTAGWGRTHQGGPLARALQELELRVLDTRMCNNSRFWNGALEEGMLCLAAAARNQAPCKGDSGGPLVCGRGQVDGILSFSSKSCTDIFKPPVATAVAPYIPWIRKVIRRWPDDQDTLAD
- the Gzmm gene encoding granzyme M isoform X4 — translated: MASLQKSGSHVCGGVLVHLKWVLTAAHCLSEPVQQLKLVLGLHHLHDLRDPGLTFHIKAAIKHPGYNDNYENDLALLKLDGRLRPSRNVQPLALPRKNQARPAEGAQCSTAGWGRTHQGGPLARALQELELRVLDTRMCNNSRFWNGALEEGMLCLAAAARNQAPCKGDSGGPLVCGRGQVDGILSFSSKSCTDIFKPPVATAVAPYIPWIRKVIRRWPDDQDTLAD
- the Gzmm gene encoding granzyme M isoform X5, whose amino-acid sequence is MEVHRSLLLLLALETLWAAGNTFETHIIGGQEAAPHSRPYMASLQKSGSHVCGGVLVHLKWVLTAAHCLSEPVQQLKLVLGLHHLHDLRDPGLTFHIKAAIKHPGYNDNYENDLALLKLDGRLRPSRNVQPLALPRKNQARPAEGAQCSTAGWGRTHQGGPLARALQELELRVLDTRMCNNSRFWNGALEEGMLCLAAAARNQAPCKMQKPRLWESKHTV